One Tumebacillus amylolyticus DNA segment encodes these proteins:
- a CDS encoding alpha/beta fold hydrolase: MKRIAYGDNEWHFGELRLPEGAGPHPVVLIIHGGFWYAQYGLDQMDIMAEDFRARGYASWNIEYRRIGHEGGAYPGTLLDVGAAADHLHEVAASYPLDLSRVVALGHSAGGHLALWLAGRHQLPVDSELAVTTPLRLKGVLSLAGANDLHHMWEVRQENSPVVALLGGTPAEFPERYAQASPAQLLPFGVPQVLVHGTEDKHVPVALSTDYLPKAQAAGDSVELIELSGVEHFKVIDPTSEAWPPIVEALRKLIG, encoded by the coding sequence GTGAAACGCATTGCATACGGGGACAACGAATGGCATTTCGGAGAACTGCGACTGCCGGAGGGAGCAGGCCCGCATCCGGTCGTTTTGATCATTCACGGCGGTTTTTGGTACGCGCAGTACGGTTTGGATCAGATGGACATCATGGCGGAGGACTTTCGGGCGCGGGGCTATGCTTCTTGGAACATCGAATACCGCCGCATCGGGCATGAGGGCGGGGCGTATCCAGGCACGTTGCTCGATGTCGGAGCTGCGGCAGACCATCTCCACGAAGTAGCGGCCTCGTATCCGCTCGACCTCTCCCGCGTCGTTGCTCTCGGACATTCGGCCGGCGGTCATCTCGCGCTCTGGCTCGCAGGACGCCATCAACTTCCGGTAGACAGTGAACTGGCGGTCACGACTCCGCTTCGCCTCAAAGGCGTACTCTCGCTCGCCGGTGCAAACGACTTGCACCACATGTGGGAAGTTCGTCAAGAGAATTCTCCGGTCGTCGCGCTCTTGGGCGGCACGCCGGCTGAATTCCCGGAACGCTATGCACAAGCATCACCGGCACAGCTCTTGCCGTTCGGGGTCCCGCAAGTTTTGGTCCACGGCACGGAAGACAAGCACGTCCCGGTGGCGCTCAGCACCGACTACCTCCCCAAAGCACAAGCAGCGGGAGATTCGGTTGAATTGATCGAATTGTCGGGCGTTGAACACTTCAAAGTCATCGACCCGACTTCAGAAGCATGGCCGCCCATCGTGGAAGCCTTGCGCAAATTGATTGGATAA
- a CDS encoding DUF962 domain-containing protein, protein MYRTYEEFWVYYVSEHLKPSTRFWHAVGTTGVLVLLVGIVWQQAWWWLLLVPIFGYGPAWFSHFFIERNRPATFTYPLWSLRADFRMYRLLLTGRMGREVKRAETWLARQN, encoded by the coding sequence ATGTATCGCACCTACGAGGAATTCTGGGTCTATTATGTCAGCGAACATTTGAAGCCTTCCACCCGATTCTGGCATGCAGTCGGGACGACGGGCGTTCTGGTACTGCTTGTAGGGATCGTCTGGCAACAAGCTTGGTGGTGGCTGTTGTTGGTTCCGATCTTCGGGTACGGCCCGGCGTGGTTCAGCCATTTCTTCATCGAGCGCAACCGCCCGGCGACGTTCACATACCCGCTTTGGTCGTTGCGAGCAGACTTTCGCATGTACAGACTCTTGCTGACAGGTCGCATGGGACGGGAAGTCAAGCGAGCCGAGACCTGGCTGGCTCGGCAAAACTAG
- a CDS encoding TatD family hydrolase, with amino-acid sequence MFDAHLHLEMYPDEEIGRLIDLWREGGIEGVVAVSTGLASAYRTLDLQQRFPDFVRAAVGIHPEYPVPPESDVAELLGLIRQERHRLVAIGEVGLPHYEAAKLGTGALEACLELLGVFAETSRELDLPLVLHAVHDKAPLAYETLMSHGVKRAHFHWLKAAPDDLQRIVEAGYYVSLTPDVCHRERDQQLAKSVPLSQLLLETDGPWEHEGPIFGGRPTTPLFLREMVEPVARLKGVTPEELVRRIRENTQTCYRL; translated from the coding sequence ATGTTTGATGCGCACTTGCATCTGGAGATGTACCCGGATGAGGAGATCGGCAGACTCATCGACTTGTGGCGCGAAGGCGGTATCGAAGGCGTGGTGGCGGTGTCTACGGGGCTTGCGTCGGCGTATCGGACTTTGGACTTGCAGCAGAGATTCCCCGACTTCGTGCGGGCGGCGGTCGGAATTCACCCGGAGTATCCGGTGCCGCCTGAATCTGATGTGGCGGAACTGCTCGGGCTGATTCGACAGGAGCGGCACCGCCTCGTCGCAATCGGCGAAGTCGGGCTTCCTCATTATGAAGCGGCGAAACTCGGTACGGGTGCGTTGGAGGCTTGTCTGGAACTGCTGGGGGTCTTTGCAGAAACTTCGCGGGAACTTGATTTGCCGTTGGTGTTGCACGCTGTGCATGACAAAGCGCCGCTTGCCTACGAGACTTTGATGAGCCACGGAGTGAAGCGGGCTCACTTCCACTGGTTGAAAGCTGCGCCTGACGACCTGCAACGCATCGTCGAGGCCGGGTACTACGTCTCGCTCACACCGGACGTCTGCCACCGCGAGCGCGATCAACAACTGGCAAAGTCCGTTCCCCTCTCCCAACTCCTGCTCGAAACGGACGGACCGTGGGAGCATGAAGGCCCGATTTTCGGCGGTCGCCCGACGACGCCGCTTTTTCTGCGCGAGATGGTGGAGCCTGTCGCCCGTTTGAAAGGCGTGACACCGGAGGAATTGGTGCGACGGATTCGGGAGAATACGCAGACCTGCTATCGTTTGTAA
- the hflX gene encoding GTPase HflX: MHMHDIYDNQGRTERAVLVGLKLARHDDEIWTMAFTELKGLVETAGAEVVTELLQNRDQPDPATYIGKGKLAELNAVIEELNIDVVVFDSELSPKHVRNLENALPCRVLDRTQVILDIFAMRAKTREGKLQVELAQLHYLMPRLAGQGAAMSRLGGGIGTRGPGETKLETDRRHIRGRVLELSRQLDEVRKHRDLHKKRRKKQEIPVIAFVGYTNAGKSTLMKAIVERYGTGNREVAEGRNRLFDTLDTTTRQVQLPDGKTAIFSDTVGFIQQLPHSLIRAFRSTLEETAEADLIVHVVDASHPGFDVQMATVYDVLQELNVLDRPILTVFNKIDLVPGAWIGNDPNSTETVRVSATLGDGLDVMMEKANDLAGVRHLLVTVEVPYKEAALTSQVHREGRIFEEEHREGGTYLKAEVPQRLADELKAYFLQEAEEVVPQKETKKIYFDFTTPESDDVVH, from the coding sequence ATGCACATGCATGACATTTATGACAACCAAGGGCGCACCGAGCGCGCCGTTCTGGTCGGGCTCAAACTCGCCCGCCATGACGACGAGATCTGGACCATGGCGTTCACGGAGCTCAAAGGGCTCGTGGAAACCGCCGGAGCCGAAGTCGTCACCGAACTGCTGCAGAACCGCGACCAGCCGGACCCCGCCACCTACATTGGCAAGGGGAAGCTCGCCGAACTGAACGCAGTCATTGAGGAGCTGAACATCGACGTGGTCGTGTTCGACTCGGAACTCTCGCCGAAGCACGTTCGCAATTTGGAAAATGCTCTGCCGTGCCGAGTCTTGGACCGCACGCAGGTGATCTTGGATATCTTCGCCATGCGGGCGAAAACCCGCGAAGGCAAGCTGCAAGTCGAACTTGCCCAATTGCACTACCTCATGCCTCGCTTGGCCGGGCAAGGAGCTGCGATGTCGCGTCTGGGCGGCGGCATCGGGACACGGGGACCGGGGGAGACGAAGCTCGAGACCGACCGCCGACACATTCGCGGGCGCGTCCTCGAACTCTCGCGCCAACTCGATGAGGTTCGCAAACACCGCGATTTGCACAAGAAACGCCGCAAAAAGCAAGAAATTCCCGTCATCGCATTCGTCGGCTACACCAACGCGGGGAAATCGACGTTGATGAAGGCGATCGTCGAACGCTACGGCACCGGCAACCGCGAAGTGGCGGAAGGGCGCAACCGTCTGTTCGATACGCTGGACACCACGACGCGCCAAGTGCAATTGCCGGATGGGAAAACGGCAATTTTTTCCGATACGGTTGGATTCATTCAGCAGTTGCCGCACTCCTTGATCCGCGCATTCCGCTCAACGCTCGAAGAGACGGCCGAGGCCGACTTGATCGTGCATGTGGTCGATGCCAGCCATCCGGGATTTGATGTGCAGATGGCGACGGTGTATGACGTGCTGCAAGAGCTGAACGTGTTGGATCGCCCGATCCTCACCGTTTTTAACAAAATCGACCTCGTGCCGGGCGCTTGGATTGGCAACGACCCGAACTCCACGGAGACGGTGCGCGTGTCGGCGACGCTAGGCGACGGGCTCGACGTGATGATGGAAAAAGCGAACGACCTCGCCGGCGTTCGCCATCTGTTGGTGACGGTGGAAGTTCCTTATAAGGAAGCGGCGTTGACATCGCAAGTTCACCGCGAAGGCCGCATCTTCGAAGAAGAGCACCGCGAGGGCGGCACCTACCTCAAAGCCGAAGTGCCGCAGCGCTTGGCGGACGAGTTGAAAGCGTACTTCCTGCAAGAAGCGGAAGAAGTGGTCCCGCAAAAAGAAACCAAGAAAATCTACTTCGACTTCACCACGCCGGAGTCGGACGATGTCGTACACTAA
- a CDS encoding DUF817 domain-containing protein, with product MNAVPAQPKKPSRLRDGLLDLTYFTYHEAMSCLFAVCIFGLLAVSHSVHIPGLGRYDFLLLGCLVMQIIMYKTGLETRDEVKVIGVFHLLGLALELYKVHMGSWAYPEPALTKIAGVPLYSGFMYASVASYVCQAWRRLDMNLANYPKWWLALPVATAGYLNFFTHHYIGDYRWWILALVLIVFWRTQILYTVRGRVRKMPLVLGFFLVGLFVYFAENIATFYGAWQYPDQAHGWHFVHPEKISSWFMLIIVEGILVAQLKFVKQSSKE from the coding sequence ATGAACGCAGTTCCAGCTCAACCGAAAAAGCCGTCCCGGCTTCGGGACGGCTTGCTGGACTTGACGTACTTCACGTACCATGAGGCGATGTCTTGTCTGTTCGCTGTCTGCATCTTCGGCTTGTTGGCTGTCTCGCACTCTGTTCACATCCCGGGACTGGGCCGCTATGATTTCCTGCTGCTCGGCTGTTTGGTCATGCAGATCATCATGTACAAAACAGGACTGGAGACCCGAGACGAGGTCAAAGTCATCGGCGTGTTCCATTTGCTCGGACTGGCGCTGGAACTCTACAAAGTCCACATGGGCTCTTGGGCGTATCCGGAGCCGGCTCTCACCAAGATCGCGGGCGTACCACTTTACAGCGGGTTCATGTACGCAAGTGTCGCGAGCTATGTCTGCCAAGCGTGGCGACGGTTGGACATGAATCTCGCAAATTACCCCAAGTGGTGGCTGGCTCTGCCGGTCGCGACGGCGGGGTACTTGAACTTTTTTACCCATCATTATATTGGGGACTACAGATGGTGGATTTTGGCGCTCGTGCTGATCGTCTTCTGGCGCACGCAGATCCTCTACACCGTGCGCGGGCGTGTGCGCAAGATGCCGCTCGTGCTCGGATTCTTTCTCGTGGGGCTGTTCGTTTACTTCGCGGAGAACATCGCAACTTTTTACGGCGCGTGGCAGTACCCCGACCAAGCGCACGGCTGGCACTTCGTTCATCCGGAGAAGATCTCGTCGTGGTTCATGCTGATCATCGTCGAGGGCATCCTCGTTGCGCAACTCAAGTTCGTCAAACAGAGTAGTAAGGAATAG
- a CDS encoding aminotransferase class I/II-fold pyridoxal phosphate-dependent enzyme yields MALAAKIEGTVADQFRHIEEVALYNQAKVLQAFQEEKVADFHFASSTGYGHNDAGRETLEVVYAKTFGAEAALVRPHIVSGTHAISLALYGVLRPGDELLYITGKPYDTLEEVIGVRGEEGEGSLREFGVSFDCVPLTERGKVNYEEVARKIKPNTKMIGIQRSAGYSWRSSFPVEEIGEMVKFVKEIKPDVIVFVDNCYGEFTEKTEPTAVGADLVVGSLIKNPGGGLAPSGGYVVGRADLVHRAACRLTSPGIGAEQGAMLGTNRALFQGFFLAPHIVGEALKGAVFASALFEELGLVTHPSANERRTDIIQAVRLGTRERLIGFCQSIQSAAPVDSHVNLEPWAMPGYADEVIMAAGAFIQGSSIELSADGPIREPFIGYMQGGLTYQHTKIAVLSAVANLKAAGHL; encoded by the coding sequence ATGGCACTTGCCGCCAAGATCGAAGGAACCGTCGCCGACCAATTCCGCCATATCGAAGAGGTTGCGCTCTACAACCAAGCCAAAGTCCTGCAAGCGTTCCAAGAGGAGAAAGTCGCCGACTTCCACTTTGCTTCCTCGACGGGCTACGGTCACAACGACGCCGGTCGGGAGACGTTGGAAGTCGTCTACGCCAAAACGTTCGGTGCCGAGGCAGCGTTGGTGCGCCCGCACATCGTCTCCGGCACGCATGCGATCTCGCTGGCTCTCTATGGAGTTTTGCGCCCGGGCGACGAATTGCTCTACATCACGGGCAAGCCCTATGACACGTTGGAGGAAGTCATCGGCGTGCGCGGGGAAGAGGGCGAGGGGTCGCTGCGGGAGTTCGGCGTGTCGTTTGATTGCGTACCGCTCACCGAGCGCGGCAAAGTAAATTACGAAGAAGTCGCCCGCAAAATCAAACCGAACACCAAGATGATCGGCATTCAACGCTCGGCCGGATATTCGTGGCGTTCGTCGTTCCCCGTCGAAGAGATTGGAGAAATGGTGAAGTTCGTCAAGGAGATCAAGCCGGACGTCATCGTCTTCGTCGACAACTGCTACGGTGAATTTACGGAAAAAACGGAACCTACCGCAGTCGGTGCCGATCTCGTCGTCGGCTCTCTGATCAAAAACCCCGGCGGTGGCCTCGCGCCGTCCGGCGGCTATGTCGTGGGCCGTGCCGATCTCGTACACCGTGCCGCTTGCCGTCTGACCTCCCCCGGCATCGGGGCGGAGCAGGGCGCGATGCTCGGCACCAACCGAGCGTTGTTCCAAGGTTTCTTCCTCGCGCCGCACATCGTTGGGGAAGCGTTAAAAGGCGCGGTGTTTGCCTCCGCGCTTTTTGAAGAACTCGGTCTCGTCACTCATCCGTCCGCGAATGAAAGGCGCACCGACATCATCCAAGCGGTGCGTCTGGGCACTCGTGAACGTCTGATCGGGTTCTGCCAGTCGATCCAATCGGCGGCACCCGTGGATTCGCACGTCAATTTGGAGCCGTGGGCGATGCCGGGCTATGCGGACGAAGTGATCATGGCGGCCGGAGCGTTCATCCAAGGCTCGTCGATTGAGCTCTCGGCGGACGGCCCGATTCGCGAACCGTTCATCGGCTACATGCAAGGCGGCTTGACGTATCAACATACCAAGATCGCGGTTCTCTCCGCCGTCGCCAATTTGAAAGCGGCGGGGCACCTCTAG
- a CDS encoding MerR family transcriptional regulator — protein sequence MNDEIRRNLALFPIGIVQKLTDLTARQIRYYEQHMLVCPARTEGNQRLFSFNDVERLLEIKRLIEQGLNIAGIKTVLGTAKTSSELLPLTEKEQAKMVKEVKKDLSDRELRDLLKKEILHKPGRTGVHSNTFNAGDLSRFFH from the coding sequence ATGAATGATGAAATTCGCCGCAACCTCGCCCTGTTTCCAATCGGCATCGTCCAGAAGCTGACCGACCTGACCGCTCGCCAGATTCGGTACTATGAGCAGCACATGCTCGTGTGCCCGGCGCGAACGGAAGGGAACCAACGACTGTTCTCGTTCAACGATGTAGAGCGGCTGCTGGAGATCAAGAGACTCATCGAGCAGGGTTTGAACATCGCGGGGATCAAGACGGTCTTGGGGACGGCGAAGACGTCGTCCGAACTGCTTCCACTCACCGAGAAGGAGCAGGCTAAGATGGTCAAGGAGGTCAAGAAGGACCTCTCAGACCGCGAACTTCGCGATCTGTTGAAAAAGGAAATTCTGCACAAGCCAGGACGTACCGGTGTCCACAGCAACACGTTCAACGCCGGCGACCTGTCGCGGTTTTTCCACTAA
- the glnA gene encoding type I glutamate--ammonia ligase: protein MKRNFTAEDIKRLAKEENVRYIRLQFTDLLGVIKNVEIPVSQLDKALENKMMFDGSSIDGFVRIEESDMYLYPDLATWLVFPWETENGWKVARLICDIYMPDGTPFPGDPRGILKKAMEDARALGFTDFNVGPEPEFFLFKLDEKGNPTTEVNDQGGYFDLAPVDLGENCRREIVLTLEEMGFEIEASHHEVAVGQHEIDFKYEDAVTSADSIMTFKLVVKTIARKHGLHATFMPKPIFGINGSGMHCHQSLFKGNENAFYDESDELGLSQTAKHYLAGILAHARGFAAITNPTVNSYKRLVPGYEAPCYIAWSAKNRSPLVRIPASRGMGTRIEVRNPDPACNPYLALAAMLQSGLDGVRRELPLQDAVNRNIYVMNEEERLENGILSLPANLKEAIDELMADELLVAALGEHVVTHFVEMKQIEWDMFRTTVHEWERNQYLTTY from the coding sequence ATGAAACGCAATTTTACAGCTGAAGACATCAAACGTCTCGCGAAGGAAGAAAACGTACGCTATATCCGCCTGCAGTTCACCGACTTGCTGGGCGTTATCAAGAACGTTGAAATTCCGGTTTCTCAGCTCGACAAAGCTCTTGAGAACAAGATGATGTTCGACGGCTCCTCCATCGACGGTTTCGTTCGCATCGAGGAATCCGACATGTACCTCTACCCGGACCTCGCAACGTGGCTCGTCTTCCCGTGGGAAACTGAAAACGGTTGGAAAGTCGCTCGTCTGATCTGTGACATCTACATGCCGGACGGCACCCCGTTCCCGGGCGACCCGCGCGGCATCTTGAAAAAAGCAATGGAAGACGCTCGCGCACTGGGCTTCACCGATTTCAACGTAGGTCCGGAACCGGAGTTCTTCCTGTTCAAACTCGATGAGAAGGGCAACCCGACCACCGAAGTGAACGACCAAGGCGGATACTTCGACCTCGCACCGGTTGACCTCGGCGAAAACTGCCGCCGTGAGATCGTACTGACCCTCGAAGAAATGGGCTTTGAAATCGAAGCTTCTCACCATGAAGTTGCAGTCGGTCAGCATGAGATCGACTTCAAATACGAAGATGCCGTCACTTCGGCCGACAGCATCATGACTTTCAAACTGGTCGTCAAGACCATCGCTCGCAAGCACGGCCTGCACGCAACTTTCATGCCGAAACCGATCTTCGGCATCAACGGCTCCGGCATGCACTGCCACCAATCTCTGTTCAAAGGCAACGAGAACGCGTTCTACGATGAGTCCGACGAACTCGGCCTGTCCCAAACCGCGAAGCACTACCTGGCAGGGATTCTCGCACATGCTCGCGGCTTTGCAGCGATCACCAACCCGACCGTCAACTCCTACAAGCGTCTGGTACCGGGCTACGAAGCACCGTGCTACATCGCATGGTCTGCGAAAAACCGTTCCCCGCTCGTCCGCATCCCGGCTTCCCGCGGCATGGGTACCCGCATCGAAGTTCGTAACCCGGACCCGGCTTGCAACCCGTACCTCGCACTGGCTGCGATGCTCCAATCCGGCCTTGACGGTGTACGCCGCGAACTGCCGCTCCAAGATGCGGTCAACCGCAACATCTACGTCATGAACGAAGAAGAGCGCCTCGAGAACGGCATCCTCTCGCTGCCGGCGAACCTCAAAGAAGCGATCGACGAACTGATGGCTGACGAACTGCTCGTTGCTGCACTGGGCGAACACGTTGTTACCCACTTCGTTGAAATGAAGCAAATCGAATGGGATATGTTCCGCACCACCGTCCACGAGTGGGAGCGCAACCAATACCTGACCACCTACTAA